The following is a genomic window from Candidatus Rubidus massiliensis.
ATGTCGAAGCATTATTTCTATTTTCGGATGCATATTTCACGTTATGTTCTAGAGCAAGGAAAAGTACCTTTAAATCCTTTTATGCTTTTTGATTATTTCTTATTGGATAGTGTTGAAAGAGATCTGATCAGAGATGCTAATAATTCTGTTGTCTTGCGATCTGATGAAATTTGGGTTTTTGGACCTATCTCAAATGGAGTTCTTGCTGAAATTGTTCTGGCACGGAAAGCTAATCGACCAATTCTTTATTTTAAAATTGAAAAACCTCATAAGATCACACCCATTTCACCAGAAGAAATTGAAATGGAAAGCGAAGTTGAACAGTTTAAATCCCTCGTATACTCCTAACAAAGATTGGTTAGTCATGAAAAAAGCTCTTATCATTGGTGCTTCTTCGGGAATAGGCAAGGAACTAGCGATCACGCTTGCTAAAAATGGTTATGAAGTAGGCTTAATGGCAAGACGCTTAGAGTTGTTAGAAGCTTTACAGCAACAAATTTCAACTAAGACTTATGTCGGTCACATTGATCTTAGTCAAGCATCTGAAGCAATGGATAAGATGCAACATATGATTCAAGAGATGGGAGAGGTCGATCTAATCATTATAAATTCCGGAACTGGATTTCTGAATCCCGAACTCGATTGGCTAAAAGAACGACAAACCTTGGATGTCAATGTATATGGCTTTTGTGCATTAGCAGGTATTGCCTTTAATTTCTTTTCAAAACAAGGCCATGGGCATTTAGTGGGGATTTCTTCTATTGGAGCATTGAGAGGCAACCATATTGCTCCTGCCTACAATGCCTCGAAAGCATTTATGTCTAATTACTTAGAAGGTTTACGTAAGAAGGCTTTTAAAGACCGAATTCAGATAATTGTGACCGATATTAAACCTGGATTTGTCGATACGGATATGGCTAAAGGTGAGGGAAAATTCTGGGTTGCTTCTCCCTCTAAAGCAGCTGAGCAAATTTACGCTGCGATTCAAAGTAAAAAATCTGTCGCATATATTACCCACCGCTGGCGTCTTATTGGATGGCTTCTGAAGATTATGCCGAATTGGATTTATAAGAGGTTAGACTGATATGACTTTTAAGAAAGATTGGGAAAAGACGGATCAACACTTTCAGATTGGAATCCCCATTCTTGAAGCTATGCTGGACCATGCTTTACCCAATCAAAAAGTTTCTTCTCATACGGTCATTTCTGGAGGGTGTGCAAATCTTAACATCAAAGTCAACTTCGAGAAGAGATCGGAACCTCTAATTCTAAGAATTTATTTACGAGATAAGGATGCGGCCTATCGCGAGCAAAATCTGGCAACTCTTATTAATCACTCCATACCCATACCAGAAGTTTATTTTGTAGGTGATATAGATAATTATCGATTTGCCATCACGCAATTCAAATATGGAATTACTCTCCGCGATTTATTATTGGATAACAAAACTGAAAATATAAAAAATCTTATGAAAGAAGCGGGCTTAATTTTAGCTAAAATTCAAAGCTATCGATTTCCTCATTCTGGCTTCTTTGATAGAGATCTACATATTGCGACTAAATTACCTAAAAATTATGGCATTTCATTCGCTAAAAATTGTCTGGAACACCCAACAACATTAGAGCAGATTTCAAAAGAGAATCTTTCAAAAATTGATACCTATTTAGATCAATACTATTTACTTTTTCCAGATGAGCACCAAAATCATCTTGTTCATGCAGACTACGATCCTGCCAATATTCTCGTTTATCAAATCCATGGCGAATGGGTAATCTCAGGTATTCTAGATTGGGAATTTGCATTTTCTGGATCAACGTTGTGTGATGTAGCAAATATGTTGCGCTATGCTCATCACATGCAACCAGACTTTGAAATGTCATTCCTTGAAGGCTTACAACAGGGGGGTGTGCAATTAGCAGACAGCTGGCGCATCAGCATCTATCTCCTCAATTTACTTTCGCTTCTCGATTGTTTGATAAGATGCCCTCCAAATCTACGCCCTAGACAATGTGCAGACATCCGTAGTTTAATCGATTACATCCTCAAATGTTTGGATAAAATAAAATGAATCGTACCGTTAAAGTTGTTTCTTATGATCCTAAATGGCCCTTAATGTTTGAGGCTGAAGCTGCGCTTATCAAACAAGCTTTAGGGAGCAATTGTCTGGCGGTGCATCATATTGGTTCAACTTCGATACCCGGTTTAAGCGCTAAACCTATCATTGATATACTTCCAGTTGTAAAAAATATTCTAGAGGTGGATGCATCAACAGAGGCTATGGAAAATCTTGGCTATGACGTTAAAGGAGAATACGGAATTGCTTTTCGAAGATATTTTTAAAAGGGAAGTAGTATTAGGACTCATAATGTGCACGTTTTTGAAGATGGGGATACCGAAATCACCAGATACCTAAAATTTCGTGATTGGATGCGTTCGCATGATGACGATGCTCAAGCATATGCTAAACTCAAGTTGGAATTAGCAGAACAATTTCCAAACGATATACTAAAGTATTGTTGTGGCAAAGATGCCTTTGTAGCAAGGATCGATGCTAAAGATGGCTATAAAGGATGGCGTATTGTTCAGGCGCTAACAGATAGGGAATGGGAAGAGGTGCGATCTTTACGCAAACAGGGGTTTTTTCAATCAATTCCTGATCCCTATACTTGGACTTTCAAACATAAAGACCATATTCACTTCGTCTTCTATAAAGAAGCTGAAATCATTGGTTACATACATCTTCAACTTTGGCCTGAAGCCAGGGCTGCATTGCGGATTATCATCATTAATGAACATTATCGCAAGCTTGGATTTGGGAGCCAATTTCTAAGGCTATGTGAGCGTTGGTTATCGCATAAAGGCATAAATAAACTACAAATTCAATCGTCGCCAACTGCCTGTAAGTTCTATTATGGCCATGGATATGTCCAAATGCCATTTAATGATCCTGATGGATATGCAACAGATTCACACGACATTGAAATTGGAAAGTTTCTATCATAGAATATGCAGCTTTCAGTGATCCGAAAAAAGATAAAGCTTCTCTTCGGTAAGTAAGGCTAAATTTTAGATTGCGTGGCTTCCTATTTAATTTTGCTCAGTAAATGATGCATATCTAGGTAAGCCCAGTATTCAATGATTTGACCATTTTTGATCCGATAAACAGTGACTCCACTATAAGAGACTGGTTTCTCAGTTGGCTTTTTACCTTTAAATTCACCTTTATGGGTTCCTTTAGCACTCCACTGAATGCTAACAAGGTCATTTTCAGAAATGATCAACTCACTTTTCACTGATAAATCAGGAAAGCCTTTTAGCCACGCTTGCACCACTTCTTTCATCGCTTGAGTTCCTCGAAAATCGCCAAGCAGACTATGAATTAAGACATCCTTGTGGACTAATCGGTCGATAGTGCTAATTTCTTTTTTATTCCAAATTTTATTTGCATACTCTTCAGCAACTTCTCTAACTGATGAGTGAACATTGGTTGTCATGTAAGCTCCTATGATATTAAGTTAACCTTTTTGCTGGCATTATCTGAACGAGCAGATTTATCGTAAGCAAAAACCATCTCTGATGAAGCATGTCCAGTGACGCGCATAATATCGCTATCCTGAAAGCCTTGTTGCTTTAAATAAGTCACAGCTGATGCTCTCAGGACGTGCGGAGTGACTTTAAATGCAATTCCAGCATTTTTTCCTGCTTTGGCAAATGTTACAGCCACTTGATTAATCATCACAGGCTTTTCAAATCTGGTAATGAATACATAGCCCTTTCTTTCTCCTATATGTTCACGTAGCCTTTGCATAATACTTTCGGAATAGGTAATCACCGTTTCTTTATAAACGCCTTTCATTTTTGACTGAGGAAACGTTATCTCTCGCTTTTCCCAATCGATTTGATGGATTTGCAAGGTCAGGACTTCATTGACGCGCTTGCCACCCTGTAAAATGATTTTACCTATCAAGCAATCTCTCGGATTGATTTTTTCCAACTCCTTGAAAAACGCAATCCATTGTGCTTGTGTCATTGCTTGAGTTTTGACTTTCTCACCAATCTTAAAAAACGTTTTTGCGCTTCCTTCTTTGCTAGGTAAGGCCTTTTTTATGACTCCCTGAAGACGCCTATTCAAAAATCCAGTAAAGGAGATATAGCAAGCAGCACGTGCTTGTTTGCTTGATTCAGCCCACTCTGGAATTAATTTAATGCGATCAATGATTGCCTCATGGTTTGCGAGAGCGAATGCTTGCAAAGTCATCATGGGATTAATCAATCCAAACTCAATCAGCTTGCGAATTCCAGATTTGTAATTGATTTGAGTCTTATGAGATAAAGTTGAAAACCAGTTTGAGAGTGCTTCTTCCAGAGTAATTTCATCTAGCTTCTTCCAAACCAAGTTGGTTCGAAATGCCTTTGCTTGCTCATAGGTCTCCAAACTAAATTCGATAGATGGTTCAATCACTGTTGGCAGAAAGGTCATAGCTTCTTTGACCTCTTGCTTTCTATGTCGAATTTGCTACCTAATGCCTTTTTAAACCATGCAGGCACCAGATCTGTTTTCATTTCTAATAAGTGGCCATCTGTAATCTCTGCTAACCAGATATGCTCATGTGTAGAATTATCGAAAATGTAAGCGCGATTAGTGAATGGGATAGCTTCCTTAAGCAAATCAAGAGAGCGTTTGTAACGACTTATAATTTTATCCTCTGGAACGGAATGACCTCCCATTCTTACCCGATACCGAACGCGAGAAATATTGATAGCTGGATCTTCAGTGGCTACATAATATAAGTAGGTTCTGTACCCTCTAGACTGTGCTGTACGTAGAAATTCAATCTTATCAGGAAAAGACATCACGGTTTCAAAAGTAAAGGATTTTGAGCATTCAATGAGCTTATGGCGAATAAAATCTGCTGCTACTGAAGCAAAATAACTATTCACTCCCGCATTGAAAAAACTCAATTTATCGTCATTAAATCGTAATTCACGCGCATCATCCAGCAGATCAGCGGTTTTTAAAAGTGGAGATTTGATGAAAAAATTCAAGATCTCTTCTTCTGTTGTTTGTATTTCATAGTGATCGAGATCCAAAAAATCGAAATCCCTGATCTCTTTTTCGATTTCATCCGGATTGATGAACATTCCAAGAAGTTCAGGACGAATGATCGATTTGAATGTGCTTTTACCAGAGCCATTTGGTCCTGCAAACATGCGTAAGCGGAGAGTTCCTTTATTCATTGATTTCCAACCTTTGCCCTAAAGTCACAGATATTGACGGAGCCAAATGTTTAATAAATTTATGTCTTCCGTCAGGAAATACCTCAACTAACTTTCCATCTTCACTGACAAGCACGCTGCTGCCAGAGGCAAGAGCGGCCCAATAAGCTTGCTTGAACGCGACATTCGCCAGCTCTGGAATGTGTTCTTCTAAATATGACATTGCTTCTTCACTCAGTGTCATCTTTGACTCCTTTGTTTAATCTTGCACTCTATAAGAGGATTCTCTTTGTGAATCGCTCAAAATTTAATCTCTTTAATTTGCCAGAAGGATCTTGGGCTTCTAGCTTTGCCCATTCCAATGGAGTAGCATTGCTCATCCAATTTCGCAAATTATCTCGCAATGTCTTAAACCATTTTGGGTGCTGAGATCCTAAGAAAAGTAATTCAACCATCGCGGCTTCCGAAAAATCTCCTAATTGAGTTGCTACATACCAAATCCCATAAAGATCCTTAGGGATTTTTGAAGCACTTTTACGCCTTGTAAAA
Proteins encoded in this region:
- a CDS encoding putative oxidoreductase, with the translated sequence MKKALIIGASSGIGKELAITLAKNGYEVGLMARRLELLEALQQQISTKTYVGHIDLSQASEAMDKMQHMIQEMGEVDLIIINSGTGFLNPELDWLKERQTLDVNVYGFCALAGIAFNFFSKQGHGHLVGISSIGALRGNHIAPAYNASKAFMSNYLEGLRKKAFKDRIQIIVTDIKPGFVDTDMAKGEGKFWVASPSKAAEQIYAAIQSKKSVAYITHRWRLIGWLLKIMPNWIYKRLD
- a CDS encoding Phosphotransferase enzyme family protein, which codes for MTFKKDWEKTDQHFQIGIPILEAMLDHALPNQKVSSHTVISGGCANLNIKVNFEKRSEPLILRIYLRDKDAAYREQNLATLINHSIPIPEVYFVGDIDNYRFAITQFKYGITLRDLLLDNKTENIKNLMKEAGLILAKIQSYRFPHSGFFDRDLHIATKLPKNYGISFAKNCLEHPTTLEQISKENLSKIDTYLDQYYLLFPDEHQNHLVHADYDPANILVYQIHGEWVISGILDWEFAFSGSTLCDVANMLRYAHHMQPDFEMSFLEGLQQGGVQLADSWRISIYLLNLLSLLDCLIRCPPNLRPRQCADIRSLIDYILKCLDKIK
- a CDS encoding dephospho-CoA kinase/protein folding accessory domain-containing protein, which produces MNRTVKVVSYDPKWPLMFEAEAALIKQALGSNCLAVHHIGSTSIPGLSAKPIIDILPVVKNILEVDASTEAMENLGYDVKGEYGIAFRRYF
- a CDS encoding Acetyltransferase (GNAT) family protein, with the protein product MHVFEDGDTEITRYLKFRDWMRSHDDDAQAYAKLKLELAEQFPNDILKYCCGKDAFVARIDAKDGYKGWRIVQALTDREWEEVRSLRKQGFFQSIPDPYTWTFKHKDHIHFVFYKEAEIIGYIHLQLWPEARAALRIIIINEHYRKLGFGSQFLRLCERWLSHKGINKLQIQSSPTACKFYYGHGYVQMPFNDPDGYATDSHDIEIGKFLS
- a CDS encoding putative ester cyclase translates to MTTNVHSSVREVAEEYANKIWNKKEISTIDRLVHKDVLIHSLLGDFRGTQAMKEVVQAWLKGFPDLSVKSELIISENDLVSIQWSAKGTHKGEFKGKKPTEKPVSYSGVTVYRIKNGQIIEYWAYLDMHHLLSKIK
- a CDS encoding site-specific tyrosine recombinase XerC — encoded protein: MTFLPTVIEPSIEFSLETYEQAKAFRTNLVWKKLDEITLEEALSNWFSTLSHKTQINYKSGIRKLIEFGLINPMMTLQAFALANHEAIIDRIKLIPEWAESSKQARAACYISFTGFLNRRLQGVIKKALPSKEGSAKTFFKIGEKVKTQAMTQAQWIAFFKELEKINPRDCLIGKIILQGGKRVNEVLTLQIHQIDWEKREITFPQSKMKGVYKETVITYSESIMQRLREHIGERKGYVFITRFEKPVMINQVAVTFAKAGKNAGIAFKVTPHVLRASAVTYLKQQGFQDSDIMRVTGHASSEMVFAYDKSARSDNASKKVNLIS
- a CDS encoding Zeta toxin, with protein sequence MNKGTLRLRMFAGPNGSGKSTFKSIIRPELLGMFINPDEIEKEIRDFDFLDLDHYEIQTTEEEILNFFIKSPLLKTADLLDDARELRFNDDKLSFFNAGVNSYFASVAADFIRHKLIECSKSFTFETVMSFPDKIEFLRTAQSRGYRTYLYYVATEDPAINISRVRYRVRMGGHSVPEDKIISRYKRSLDLLKEAIPFTNRAYIFDNSTHEHIWLAEITDGHLLEMKTDLVPAWFKKALGSKFDIESKRSKKL